The Chryseolinea soli genome contains a region encoding:
- a CDS encoding DegT/DnrJ/EryC1/StrS family aminotransferase → MTTDLMQQIKMVDLHTQYLRIKAEVDAAMQHVLNTTAFIQGKEVAEFAESLAHFLGDVNVIPCANGTDALQIAFMALNAKPGDEVILPVHTYVATAEVLALMGLKPVFVDVDEHTFNIDVAQVQQKITSRTIAIVPVHLYGQCADMQPLLELAARQGLSVIEDAAQALGAVYTFKNGITKKAGTMGTIGTTSFFPTKNLGCFGDGGAIFTSDAALAEKIRMIANHGQKVKYHHELVGVNSRLDTLQAAVLKVKLKYLRDYESLRNDVARYYDAKLSGVPALRIPARVGNSTHVFHQYTVQVLKGDRDQFKKYLEEKGIPTMIYYPVPLHLQNAYRQPEYGPGSFPVTERLSKTVISLPIHTEMPGDQLEFISTTIKAYF, encoded by the coding sequence GTGACGACTGATCTCATGCAACAAATAAAGATGGTTGATCTGCACACGCAATACTTGCGCATCAAAGCGGAGGTTGACGCTGCCATGCAGCATGTGCTGAACACCACCGCCTTTATCCAGGGAAAAGAAGTTGCTGAGTTTGCTGAATCGCTCGCTCACTTTCTCGGCGACGTGAACGTTATTCCTTGCGCCAACGGAACCGATGCCCTTCAAATAGCCTTCATGGCTTTGAATGCAAAACCCGGCGACGAAGTCATACTGCCCGTGCATACCTATGTGGCCACCGCCGAAGTGCTGGCGCTCATGGGATTGAAGCCCGTCTTTGTGGACGTGGACGAGCACACGTTCAATATCGATGTTGCGCAAGTGCAACAAAAAATTACATCGCGCACCATCGCCATCGTGCCGGTTCACCTGTATGGTCAGTGTGCCGACATGCAACCGCTGCTGGAGCTTGCTGCCAGACAGGGCTTGTCCGTGATTGAAGATGCAGCCCAGGCGTTGGGTGCTGTCTATACCTTTAAAAACGGCATCACGAAAAAGGCCGGCACCATGGGGACCATCGGTACCACGTCGTTCTTCCCTACAAAAAACCTGGGATGTTTTGGCGACGGCGGCGCAATTTTCACGTCCGATGCCGCGCTGGCCGAGAAGATCAGGATGATCGCCAACCACGGTCAAAAAGTAAAATACCATCATGAACTCGTGGGCGTAAACAGCCGCCTGGACACGCTGCAAGCGGCCGTGTTGAAAGTGAAGCTGAAATATCTTCGCGACTACGAATCGCTGCGCAACGACGTGGCCCGTTACTACGACGCCAAGCTTTCGGGCGTGCCGGCATTGAGAATACCGGCGCGGGTTGGAAACTCAACGCACGTTTTTCATCAGTACACCGTGCAGGTTTTGAAGGGCGATCGCGATCAATTCAAGAAATACCTGGAAGAGAAAGGTATACCGACCATGATCTACTATCCCGTTCCGCTTCACTTGCAGAACGCGTACCGGCAACCGGAATACGGCCCTGGATCATTTCCGGTGACGGAAAGACTTTCAAAGACGGTGATCTCACTGCCCATCCATACGGAGATGCCCGGTGATCAATTGGAATTTATCAGCACGACCATAAAAGCCTATTTTTAA
- a CDS encoding GtrA family protein, whose translation MVKRLFQGSFMRYLVVGVTSAGLEFLLLIFFVERFDLTPLMGNVFAFLITCILNYTLSRKWVFERTGERKRVEFFLFMFFVTCGLLISQLVMWIGVDQWHIDYRISKVIATGFVVIWNFFTRKYLVFNRLESLRALFSKR comes from the coding sequence ATGGTTAAAAGGTTATTTCAAGGCAGTTTTATGCGCTATCTCGTCGTTGGGGTGACCTCTGCCGGCCTGGAATTCCTTCTGTTGATTTTCTTTGTTGAGCGGTTCGATCTGACCCCCCTGATGGGAAATGTATTTGCGTTCCTGATCACCTGCATTCTAAATTATACGCTCAGCCGGAAATGGGTGTTCGAGCGCACGGGCGAGCGAAAACGGGTTGAGTTCTTTCTGTTCATGTTTTTTGTTACCTGCGGATTGCTGATCAGCCAATTGGTGATGTGGATCGGTGTCGATCAATGGCACATCGACTACCGGATCTCTAAGGTGATCGCCACGGGTTTTGTTGTCATATGGAATTTCTTTACACGGAAGTATCTCGTTTTTAATCGTCTGG
- the rfbD gene encoding dTDP-4-dehydrorhamnose reductase, which translates to MKILVTGSNGQLGSELKLLAAVYKTFDFTFIDVEEVDLTQADSIRSYFAAKQFDFLIHCAAYTAVDKAEEESRLAYAINADAVKTLAEVCVEKKIRMIYISTDYVFDGEANQPLTEMAVPSPVSVYGKSKREGENHVLSILSNAYIIRTAWVYSTFGKNFVKSIRHLASQRESLGVVCDQIGTPTYAFDLASAILQIVEAVAQGRVDEPGIYHYTNEGVTSWYDFAYFLVRESKLNCRIQPISTAQYKTAAVRPKFSLLDKSKIKATFALQIPHWSESLKVCIEKLSS; encoded by the coding sequence GTGAAAATACTCGTCACCGGAAGCAATGGTCAATTGGGAAGCGAGCTCAAGCTGCTTGCTGCTGTTTACAAGACCTTCGACTTCACCTTCATCGACGTCGAAGAAGTCGACCTCACGCAAGCCGATTCCATCCGCAGTTACTTTGCCGCCAAGCAATTTGATTTTCTGATCCACTGCGCCGCCTATACTGCGGTCGACAAAGCGGAAGAAGAGTCACGACTGGCCTACGCCATAAATGCCGACGCCGTAAAAACGCTGGCGGAGGTCTGTGTGGAAAAAAAGATCCGCATGATCTACATTTCCACCGACTACGTTTTTGATGGCGAGGCCAACCAGCCGCTCACAGAGATGGCCGTGCCCAGTCCAGTGTCGGTGTATGGAAAGTCGAAGCGGGAAGGCGAAAACCATGTGCTGTCTATTTTGAGCAACGCCTATATCATCCGGACCGCCTGGGTGTATTCTACTTTCGGAAAGAATTTTGTGAAAAGTATCCGGCATCTGGCCAGTCAGCGGGAGTCACTGGGGGTGGTTTGTGATCAGATCGGTACGCCAACGTATGCTTTTGACTTGGCTTCGGCCATTTTGCAAATCGTGGAGGCCGTCGCCCAAGGGCGCGTGGATGAGCCCGGGATCTATCACTATACGAACGAAGGGGTGACCTCCTGGTACGACTTTGCTTATTTCCTGGTCAGGGAAAGCAAACTGAATTGCCGGATTCAACCGATTTCGACAGCACAATACAAGACGGCAGCCGTCCGGCCCAAGTTCAGTCTGCTGGATAAATCTAAAATTAAGGCTACTTTTGCGCTTCAAATACCCCATTGGTCGGAGAGCCTGAAGGTATGTATTGAGAAACTATCAAGCTAA
- the galE gene encoding UDP-glucose 4-epimerase GalE, with amino-acid sequence MALTKKILVTGGAGYIGAHTVVELINAGYDPVIIDDLSKSDRTLLAGIEKITGRKVDFHKGDCCDKAFVTGVFKTAGPFSSVLHFAAYKSVGESVEKPLMYYQNNIDSLVTVLDVMKENGVTDLIFSSSCTVYGQPDHIPVDESAPFKRAESPYGATKQMCERILEDAHLNGYRVVSLRYFNPIGAHPSAELGELPVGAPNNLVPYITQTAAGVREKLTVFGNDYDTPDGSCLRDFIHVVDLAIAHVKAMEYLAKRPEKKLVEAFNVGTGIGVSVLQLLDKFVKVTGAKLNYVIGPRRPGDVEKVYADPSRVNAALQWKTIYSVEDSLRDAWRWEKKVRNLQ; translated from the coding sequence ATGGCTTTAACAAAAAAAATCCTCGTTACCGGCGGCGCGGGCTACATCGGTGCACACACTGTAGTGGAACTGATCAACGCCGGCTACGATCCCGTGATCATCGATGATCTTTCGAAAAGTGATCGCACATTGTTGGCGGGCATTGAAAAAATTACGGGAAGGAAAGTGGATTTTCACAAGGGTGACTGTTGTGATAAAGCCTTTGTAACGGGCGTTTTTAAAACGGCAGGACCGTTCTCCAGCGTGTTGCATTTTGCGGCCTACAAATCGGTGGGCGAATCGGTGGAGAAGCCGTTGATGTATTACCAAAATAATATCGATTCGCTGGTCACCGTGCTGGATGTGATGAAAGAAAATGGTGTCACCGATCTTATTTTCTCGTCTTCTTGTACCGTCTATGGCCAGCCCGACCACATACCGGTCGACGAGTCGGCGCCGTTCAAGCGGGCGGAGTCGCCCTACGGTGCCACGAAGCAGATGTGCGAGCGCATCCTGGAAGATGCTCACCTCAATGGCTACCGCGTGGTTTCGCTGCGGTACTTTAATCCCATCGGGGCGCACCCCAGCGCCGAGTTGGGTGAACTGCCCGTGGGTGCCCCCAACAACCTTGTTCCCTACATTACGCAAACTGCTGCCGGTGTTCGCGAGAAGCTCACCGTCTTTGGCAATGACTATGATACGCCTGACGGCTCCTGCCTCCGGGATTTTATTCACGTCGTAGACCTGGCCATTGCCCACGTGAAGGCAATGGAGTACCTGGCGAAGCGCCCTGAAAAAAAATTGGTCGAGGCTTTCAACGTAGGGACTGGAATCGGTGTCTCCGTATTACAGCTTTTGGACAAATTCGTGAAGGTGACCGGCGCGAAGCTCAACTATGTTATCGGTCCCCGCCGGCCCGGTGATGTCGAAAAGGTGTATGCCGATCCGTCGAGGGTGAATGCGGCCCTTCAATGGAAGACAATATATTCCGTAGAAGATTCGCTGCGCGATGCGTGGCGATGGGAGAAGAAGGTTCGAAACCTTCAGTAA
- a CDS encoding Gfo/Idh/MocA family protein — translation MKNFALIGAAGFIAPRHLKALKDTGSNLVAALDKHDNVGVLDSYFPNADFFTEFERFDRHLDKLKRKGEKVDYITICSPNYLHDSHIRFALRYGANAICEKPLVLNPWNLDALAEIEKETGKKVFTILQLRLHPSIIALRERVLNGPKDKVYDVDLKYMTSRGHWYQSSWKGDLSKSGGIATNIGIHFFDMLMWIFGEVKKNDVYSLTASQGSGYIELEKARVNWFLSIDYDDIPEAVKAQGKRTFRTLSMEGEEIEFSDGFTDLHTKSYAEILKGNTFGLQEAKPSIELVYDIRNKERSPKP, via the coding sequence ATGAAAAATTTTGCATTGATCGGTGCCGCGGGTTTCATCGCGCCCCGTCACCTTAAGGCATTGAAAGATACGGGCAGCAACCTGGTGGCGGCGCTCGACAAACACGACAATGTCGGTGTACTGGATTCCTATTTCCCAAACGCCGATTTCTTTACGGAGTTCGAGCGCTTTGACCGTCACCTCGACAAGCTGAAACGCAAAGGAGAGAAGGTCGACTACATCACCATTTGCTCACCAAACTATCTCCATGATTCGCACATCCGTTTTGCCCTTCGTTATGGTGCAAACGCCATATGTGAGAAGCCTCTCGTGCTCAACCCCTGGAACCTGGACGCGTTGGCCGAAATTGAAAAGGAGACGGGCAAAAAAGTGTTCACCATTCTTCAACTGCGCCTGCACCCCAGCATCATCGCCTTGCGCGAGCGCGTGCTGAACGGTCCTAAAGACAAAGTTTACGACGTCGATTTGAAATACATGACCTCGCGCGGCCACTGGTACCAAAGCAGTTGGAAGGGCGACCTGTCGAAGTCAGGGGGCATTGCGACCAACATCGGCATTCATTTTTTTGACATGCTGATGTGGATCTTTGGCGAGGTCAAGAAGAATGATGTATACAGTCTCACGGCCAGCCAGGGATCGGGATATATCGAATTGGAAAAAGCGCGGGTGAATTGGTTTCTCAGCATCGACTACGACGATATTCCCGAGGCGGTTAAGGCCCAGGGAAAAAGAACCTTCCGCACGTTGAGTATGGAGGGCGAAGAGATCGAGTTTAGCGATGGCTTTACCGACTTGCACACCAAAAGTTATGCAGAGATATTGAAGGGCAACACGTTCGGCTTGCAGGAAGCCAAACCGTCGATCGAATTGGTGTACGACATTCGCAATAAAGAACGCTCGCCGAAACCGTAA
- a CDS encoding acyltransferase — protein sequence MTDAKEFYVHPTAVLDEGCEIGKGTKIWHFSHIMPHCKIGENCNIGQNVVISPEVVLGKNVKVQNNVSIYTGVTCEDDVFLGPSMVFTNVTNPRSAVNRKNQYAKTRVKRGATIGANATIVCGHDIGEFAFIGAGAVVTKTVPAYALVVGNPARQNGWMSEYGHKLNFKEGIATCPESKQRYRLQDGVVSKIEG from the coding sequence ATGACCGACGCAAAGGAATTTTATGTCCATCCCACGGCCGTGCTAGACGAAGGCTGCGAAATAGGAAAAGGAACAAAGATCTGGCACTTCTCGCACATCATGCCCCACTGCAAGATCGGGGAGAATTGCAACATCGGTCAGAACGTGGTGATCTCTCCCGAAGTGGTGCTGGGAAAAAATGTGAAGGTGCAGAACAACGTCTCTATCTACACCGGTGTGACGTGTGAAGACGATGTTTTTTTGGGTCCCTCCATGGTGTTCACCAACGTGACCAACCCGCGCAGCGCTGTCAATCGAAAAAATCAATATGCAAAAACACGGGTGAAGCGAGGTGCTACCATAGGGGCAAACGCGACCATTGTTTGCGGGCACGACATCGGTGAATTTGCTTTTATCGGTGCAGGAGCGGTGGTCACCAAGACCGTGCCGGCCTATGCGCTGGTCGTCGGCAATCCCGCGCGGCAAAACGGCTGGATGAGCGAGTACGGACATAAGCTGAATTTCAAAGAAGGCATAGCCACTTGCCCCGAAAGCAAGCAGCGCTACCGGCTTCAGGATGGTGTGGTTTCTAAAATAGAAGGATGA